One Nicotiana tomentosiformis chromosome 1, ASM39032v3, whole genome shotgun sequence genomic window, attttctttagaccttgatatattgagacattgaggataaattatTAGAAggttgtgacttatttctaccgaattTGGAGAGTTGtaaattatttgatttgtagtttatttatttcagatatctattattattccgcattgataggcttacctagtcttagagactaggtgccatcacgacctcatacgaaggaaatttggggtcgtgacaattttggATTCTAGAAAatacaatccgaatccgatccgaattaatatcggatcggatcggatcggattttaaagtttggatcaGATCGAATTTTCGAATTTCGGATCGGATTATTATGCCTCAAAGTTGCAAACtcatatgtatattttctttgtaaaagaagcaatacagtaagaaaaatttATGTTTCTGCAATTATGAGAGTAGTATGGTGCCAATATAGCTAAATCCATCaattgtaaaggtaataacttggagAAAAGCGTAAAGGAAGTACTAATTATTCGAAATTAAACTTTAGTATTTATACATGCCCTAATAATTTTGGATTTCGGATCGGATCAGATCGGATCATattaaaattataccaatccgaatccgatcTGAAATCCGAAATTTTAATAAATACAATTCGAAATCCCATTCAATCCGAAATTCGAAATTGAACGGATTCGGATTTCGGATAACCGATCCAAATGAACATGAGCCAAAACATTAATAGGAAGGTCATATTTAGCTGAATAGGTGGATGAGGGCTAATTTTAGACCAAATGTGATAGTTCCTTTTCCGTTTACCTTGTTCAAACTTCTCAGACTCGTGTAAAAACCCACTGCACCAATCAACCAGGGTTCTGTCAGTAGACAGTAGTGTACAGACTCTGATTTTCCAGAGATCCTTGAACTGAGGGTTGGAACGCAGAAGTGTTGAGGTTAGGGCTCCGTTGAGCTATAGAAAAATTTCTTTCAGAGAGCGTTGATCGCTACCGGAGCTTGGTTTGCCTTCGCCTCTGAAAGCAAGTCGCGGCGTTGCCTTCTCAGTCCCGTCGCCGGCGACCGAAAGAGAACAGGTGAAGTAGTAAATTTTAGTTGAGTGCTTTCGGTTTTCTAAAATTACCTTGTTAATAACAATTTTCTGTGCTGTTTTATTGCTGGAAAAATTGGAATTTGGAAATTATCAAATCTGGTAGTGTATCGATTCGAAGTTAGTCAATGTAAAATATAGCTACTAATTTGATTGTTACTAACCATTTAGAGAGTTGGTAAGTTCTTTATATCTCTCTCGAGTATAAATTCAATGAATTTGAATTGTGATTATTGAACTTTACTGTGTTATTTCTATTTGTGAGTTGTTGAAATTAAGTTGGTTTACTCTGTAAGTTTTAAATTGAATGAGATTTATTTGTGAGTTGTGaattcatttttgagttttgaattttAAGAAATTTATTTATGGGCTGTAAATTTAAGGAAATTCATTTCTGAGTTGTGAACACATTTGTGGATTGAATAGAAAGAAAATCTATTTGAAAGCATAACTAATAATGCGACCATCGATGATTTTCAAAGCATGAAAACTCAAAGAAGTTTTATGTTTTAGAATGACTAATGACTGATCAAATAAAAAAATCAGGAGTTACATTTCAGATTTATAATAATTTCGATTCAATTTgcaaatacatatttttatttgatACTAACTCAAAAATCACTGCTCAAGTCTCGTTACAAATCTAAACTCATCAGTGTAATTTGTAGTTTGATTTCTCGTGAGAGTAAGAAAAACTTATGAATTTGACTATTTTATTAAAATGCTGTAGCTTGATTACTTTGGTTACGAGCAGTGAGTATTACTTTGTTGTAATAACTACTTTATGGTCATATTATTAGAGGTCGTACCAGTTGAAATGGTGCAACTTCAGTTCTGTAAGAACTAAGAAGAATGGGGTGAAGGGAGTTAGAAAGGATTGTCAATTGTGGTggcctaagttgctcggactcgggtgcgggtgtccgatacaggtgcggatctagaggccagatccttcatgatctaaattttaAATTCGGGAGTACGGATCGAGGTACAGATAGGATTCGGCTAAAATTAATTCAAATagttaaaaatagagttataaaaatatgtctaacttatgagacattatgtggaaaacttacaaggtatttcgagaaggagaaaatattgaacAAGAGGAGAATCCGAAAGGAGATAAAAGGAAAAGGACTGACATAGAAATTCTATATACAAGGTATTCCATTTTCTGCAATATCACCCTAGcttttgttttgttttaaaaACATTGTATCTGTCCCGAATTTCTCCGTTGATTTTAGTCAAAGTACTAAAAATCGGTTGATCAGATCCGATACGGATCCCACCCCCACCTCTACACCcacgtcgtgtcgacacgggtgcggcaccgaAAGTGAAGAGTCTGAGCAACTTAGATGGTGGCTAAGCAATTTAGATATGTATGCTCGGCATTCCAAGAAAATGACATAATAGATGATGCCAACACAAAATTaaaaaatgataattgaaatggAGAAGATCATTGGACTGAAATGAACTTAAATGGAGCGACATGGATAGTAAGAATTCATATAATTGGTCCCTACTTGCTTGAGTTTGAGGCGTAGTAGTAATATTTGTTGTAGTTGAAATGGAGAAGACATCTAACAATGTGAAAGGCAAGTTCTTTCAGAGAGCGTTGAGCGCTGCCGGAGCTTGGTTTGCCGTCGCCGTTGAAAGCAAGTCGCGGCATTGCCTTCCCAGTCCTGTCATCGGCGACCGAAAGAGAACAGGTGAAGTAGTAAATTTTATTTGAATGCTTTCGGTTTTCTAAAATTACCTTGTTAATAACAATTTTCTGTGCTATTTTATTGCTGGAAAAATTGGAATTTGGAAATTATCAAGTCTGGTAGTGTATCGATTCGAAGTTAGTCAATGTAAAATATAGCTAGTAATTTGATTGTTACAAAATATCTTGAGAGTTGGTCAGTTCTTTATATCTCTCTCGATAGTAAATTCAATGAATTTGAATTGTGATTTCTGAACTTTactgtattatttctatttgtgagTTGTTGAAATTAAGGTGGCTTAATTTGTAAGTTTTTAGTTGAGTGAGATTTATTTGTGAGCTGTGAATTATTTTTGAGTTGTAATTTAAGAAATCTATTTATGAGTTGTAAATTGAAGGAAATTCATTTCTGAGTTGTGAATACATTGAAAGCATAATTAATAATGCGACCATTGATGATTTTCAAAACATGAGAAGTCAAAgaatttttatgttttagaaTGATTAATGAGTGCATCATCAAATAAAAAATCAGGAGTTGCATTTCAGATTAATCATAATTCCGATTCAATTTGCAAATAAGATATTTTTATTTGATACTAATTCAAATATCACAGCCCAAGTCTCGTTACAAATCTAAGCTCATCAATTTAATTTATAGTTTGATTTCTCGTGAGAGTAAGAAAAACTTATGAATGTGACTATTTCATTAAAATGTTGTAGCTTGATTACGTTTGTTTCGAGCAGCGAGTATTACTTTGTTGTAATAACTACTTTATGGTCATATTATTAGAGGTCGTACCAGTTGAAATGGTGCAACTTTAGTTCCGTAAGAACTAAGAAGAATGGGGTGAAGTGAGTCAGAAAGGATTGTCAATTGTGGCGGCTAATCAATTTAGATATGTATGCTCGGCATTCCAAGAAAATGACATAATAGATGAAGCCAACACAGAAATaaaaaatgataattgaaatggAGAAGATCATTGGACTGAGATGAGCTTAAATGGAGCGACATGGATAGTAAGAATTTATATAATTGACCCCTACTTGCCTGAGTTTGAggtgtagtagtagtagtagtagtatttgTTGTAGTTGAAATGGAGAAGATGTCTAACAATGTGAAAGGCAAGTTCTTTTCATTAAAAAAATGTGTAGGCAAGTCTATAGaaagaaggggagccttggagcaacagtAAAACTGTCTCCATGTGACCTATAGATCACGACTTCGAGCCGTGGacgcagccactaatgcttgcattaggatatgctgtctacatcacaccctcgGGGGTGCGGCCCTTCCATGGACCCTGTGTGAACGCGTGATGCTTTGTGCATTGGGCTGCCCTTTTTTTAGGCAAGTCTATAGAAAGGTTGTGAGACCATCAATATTTTGCAGGTGCGAATGCTGGGGCCTCTAAGTCCAACATACTTCAAGATGATTATCATAGATATGTGGATAGATATGTGGATGTCAAGATGGATGTACGATTATTCAAAGATAGATTGTAAATGAGCAAATTCAATAGAGGGTGTAGCCAGCAGACATTGAAGAAAAATCGGGAGAGATTGCTTGAGGTGTAGATGGACTATCTTTTTAAACCTCCAATTGCACTATTTCGGACACTATGATGATAGGAGGTGCTAAAAGGAATCATTTTGGAATTAGTTAAGAATAGAAGAACACAGAGGAAACAAACGATCTATATAGGTATACCAACTAGATAGAATAACGGATTAGTTGTTATTGTTACACTTACATTAGGTCCCGTGTTTGCTAGTAATATTTTTCTAATAACTGATAGATCCCACAGGGCTAGTGGCACATAGTTCAAAACTGGATGGATGATGGGCTAGCCCCTCTACCGTCCTCCACTTAAATGCATCCTGCTCATGTTGAATGCACCATGTATTTGAATTCTTCTAGGAATTTGTTGAATTATAATTAAGGCTTCAATTCGGTCGGAGAAAAGAAACtagaaatattttctttcatgtaAGTAATTTGTTTTATCTATGTCATTTGGCAGTTGGAATGCTTCAAATCAAGTCCTCAAATCGCAGGTTAGAATGCTTTTGTACTTTGTAGTCTGGAGTCACACAAGTCAAAGCTCACTCCGTCAAGTCACAGTTGGACCCAAACAATGTTTGCTACTCTTGCTGCCAATCGGTTCTTCAAAAAGCTCCAGCCTTTTCTGTGCTTCTCTATCAGTAGCCGTTCTTGGTTTAGCAGAAGTATTAGTAACCATGTACATTCCTTCACGCAATCCAAACAGAGGAGATCTGTCGGACAAGGTAATCGACCTGTGAGCAAGTCTACCAGATCTATTCAGAAACAAGAAGTAGATCTCCCTAAAGTTTTCATGAGGGATACAATTACAAGAATATCACATATACTGAGATTTTCAACTTGGGATTCTGCTCAAGAGCAGTTGATGGAGCTTTCCATAAAATGGGATTCCTACACAGTTAATCAAGTTCTCAAGACTCATCCCCCTATGGAGAAAGCCTGGTTGTTTTTCAATTGGACCTCTAAGTTGAAAGGGTTTAAGCATGACCACTTTACCTACACGACTATGTTGGATATTTTTGGGGAAGCTGGGAGGATTTCATCCATGAACTATATTTTTAAGCAGATGCAAgacaaaggaatcaagatagATGCAGTGACCTATACATCCCTTCTTCACTGGCTTTCCAACCATGGGGACATTGATGGGTCGATTAAATTGTGGCAGGAGATGAAAGATAAAGGATGTGTTCCTAATGTTATTTCCTACACTGCATACATGAAAGTTTTATTTGATCACAATCTTGTTAAGGAAGGAGCCAAGATATACAAGGAGATGCTTCAATCTGGTTGTTCTCCCAACTGTCACACATATACTGTCCTCATGGAGCATCTTGCTGGTTCTGGTGAGAGCGATTTGCTTGTTCTTTTTGTTATCTTTGGGGACTTTGAAGTAGCTCAAGTAGTGTACTTAAGGAAGAGCCAGCTCAAACCTTTTCTTACCTCCCAGACTGCTTAGACTCCCTCCATTTGAATTTATGCCTCTAATTTTCCTTTTTAGTATGTTTAAAAAAGAATATCACCTTTAAATTTTAGTAAGTATTTAATTCCAACATTCCCTTTTTACCCTTAATGACTTCCTTATAGGAATGACATGGTATGTTTAGGACCACAAGATTCAAAGGATAtctttgatatgttatatatacCTTGAGTTTAAGATCACAAGATCCAAAAGTCTTCTATGTATTCTCAAAATTCGTGCCCTGGCAAACTAAGACACAAAATGAAGATGAGGAAACATAGTTAACAAAGTTATGCAAGATCACTTTTTGGGAAGACGACATTTATGTTTGGTTTTATCAAGCTTGTGCAGAATTAAGTTTATCCAACCTTTCTATTAGTTGTGGAGTAGTTGGTTTCTCTAAAGCCTATATACATGGACTGCCCATGGGTATATCAGTCTGACCCGGGTACGTCAATGCATAGGAAGGATCCACATAACATAGTCTAAAACTACTCTGATATCCTCCTTGAGCTAGAGGGGATGGAGAACTAGTCCCAGTTTGGAACCATGGTGTGAACTGATATGTTGGGCAATGTGTTGCAAGATGTTGCTGTTTGAGTAGTGTTGGTATGCAATCAGTGACAAACTTTCTTTTCTCAGCTTCTCTAGGAAGAATTTTTTTGGTCTGTGTATTTCTTGAATTTCTTGTTTCTACTTGGTCGGAGGATGGGAGCTTCTGTTAGGAGAGTGGTGCTTAGGGTATCATTGTTTGAGAGTGCTAGACGTCTAAGAGAAGCGCTGATACCAGAATGTAGGTTGGCCGTGTAATCTTAGTTGCAGCTGAAGAGGCTAAAAGCCCTGTCAATACATAGTAGACTTGGAGATGTTATAGAAATCCAATAAACATTTACACATCAAAGGTATACATTCCAATTAGTTCAAAAATGTCTGATAATGGACaaccagctgattgcatcatcaaAGCACTATCTGTTGAGAAAGTCACAAGGCAACAGAATATGTTTCACAGACTGCTGAGTTTGCTTTTTTGTTGTTCGAATGTGCAATTAAGCGAGCCCTCTAGACTTTTTCATATAAAAGTAGGGCTAAGATTTTCTTGTCAAGCATTTTTGGCTTTCTAAAATATGCCTATTGCTTCTAAAAGACCTTCGTCTGTGCCTAGGAAATAATGCAAACACTCCATGGTAAAAGAGTTGATTGGCTTCAAACTAGTAGGATATAACATATTGTCATATGACGAGGATGTTGGTCGACCAATATTTCTAATTCAAACTAGTAGGATATAACATATGACAATATGGCGGGGATGTTGGTCTGACTAATATTTCTAGTCTAAGTGTTTGATGATTTTAACTGATGGTGACAAATTTGTTTTCGCGTTTTCTTTTATACTTTTCCTCTTATATAAAGGAAGCTAATTATAATTCCAACttaccaaaaaaagaaaagaaaagaaaaaagagaagctGATAGTAATTCTAACAAGTtgcaaattttgatttcaaattcTGAACACATTCATCCGGTCATTGTGCAACTCAGCATTACCGACTATGCCAATCGTTGTGGTGGATGTAATTGTTTcacttcaacaacaacaacaacaacatacccagtattatcccatacCGTGGGGCTGATTGTTTCACTTCAACAACAACTGATTGTTTCACTTCCTAGCATAAAATTTAGTTGTCTGCGCATAAGATTCCTTTATATCACACCATTTTATTTGGATAGGTAGTCTGGAAAACCATATCCTTTTATGAGACTATGCAGGAATTTAATTTTAAAGACCATATAATGCCAATATCTAAAACTGTAGTTTCCACAATTTTGACTCATTAGAAAATTTGCTAAAAAGACAGAAAGATAATAATTTCGACTCCAAGTTGTCTTAGCTCTCTATAAAATATGTGATTATGATCTTGAATTAGATTATTGTCACTTCGAATTCATGCGTTGATAGCTATATTATGACTGCTTAGCTATTAAGAATCTTATTTTTACATGTACCGCAACTGGTTTTCAGGAAAATTTGATAGAGTTCTCGAGATTTTCAGTAAAATGCAAGATGCAGGGGTTCAACCAGATAAAGCTGCATGCAACATTTTAGTGGAAAAATGCTGCAATGCTGGGGAAACGCAAGCAATGATGAAAATTCTTCACTACATGAAGGAGAAGTTTCTTGTTCTGCGTTATTCTATCTATAAAGAGGCTCTTCACACGTTGAAGATAGCTGGGGTGAGTGATCGGCTACTCAGGGATGTCAACCGTCATCTGTCCTCAGAAAAGTTCAACCATGATCAGATTGACAGATCAGATGGAACCACTGAAAGTACTTGTCTCACTTTGGATGATAAGATGATTTTGTACTTATTGAATAAGCAAAGTCTTCTTGCTGTTGATTACTTACTAGATAGCTTGATGAGTAAGCGTCTCAAATTGGATTCTGGAATAGTGTCAACTATAGTTGAGGTAAACTGTAACTGTGGTAGAGTAAATGGTGCTTTTTTGGCCTTCGAGTTCAGTGTGAAATTGGGCATAACCATTGAAAGAATTATGTATCTCGCCTTGGTTGGCGAACTTATTAGAACAAGTTCACTTTCAAGGGTTGTTGACATTGTTGAAGCAGTGGTCGGGGCAGGACTATCATTAGGGTCAGAACTAACTGCTCTTCTGATACATCGGCTTGGCTGCACTAGAGAGCCGACTTCTGCGGAAAAGTTATTTAGCATCTTACCTGATCAGCAGAAGAGTACTGCTGTATATACTGCTTTAATAAACAGCTACTTCACTTGTGGGAATGCGGAGAAAGGACTTGAAGTATTTGAGACCATGAGAAAGCAAGGGATAAATGTGGCATTAAGTACTTACTGTGTCCTACTGAATGGTCTTGAAAGAAATGGCTTATTTGATAAAGTACAATCTTATAGGAAAGAAAAGATGAGATTTAAATCTGAAATCTGCAGTCGAGAAATGTCTCTGGAAGAAAGAGTGTGTGATCTTCTTTTTGCTGGAAACTTAGTCGGTTGAGACAGCCTCTCTACGTtcacaagataggggtaaggtctgcatacgcACTACTCTCTCCAGACaacacttgtgggattacactgggattattgttgttgttagtcGATTGTGACACAGGTCTCTAGACACTTTCCTTGAATGATTGGAGTATCTGGTTGACAAATTAGCCATTGTTTATAGCTTGAGTTGTTTTGGCTTTGCAGAAGTTAGCAAACACAAAGAAGTGTAAGCTTTTGCTTTCTATTGCATGGCCTAATTTGTCTACAGAAATGAGGTGTGCTCAAGAGAATATGCAGGAGAATTATCGCAGCTTATAGAAGACCACATGCTGAAATAAAACTTGGGAGTGGATAATCTCTTGTGAATCACACTTATACAGGGAGTTCTTTCCCTTTCATTTGGAAAACCATGTTTAGGAGTTAGGACCTTCTTATATCACCCAAGCTATTTGGCTAACTAAAGGAAAATATTTCTGGCCGTTTGTAATGAGGACATAACTAATCTGCAGGTACAACATTTTAAGCACTTTTCAGTTCTATTCTTTTGTTAGCTGACATTCTTGATAGAAGTTTCATAAAAAAGTTActcatttttttttcatattcTAAAATGTCTAGCAGGTCGTCGAAACAGTCGATGGAGAATTCCTGTTTTCCTGGATGGTGGAATCTGCCATGGGTCTACTTTCTTCAAAGCATTTGCTCATTACAGAAGCCAAAAGTAGAACCATTACATTTTGAGGTAGCAAAGGAAGAAAAATCCACCGCGAAAGTCATTTGGTACCTAGATTTTTTTTTAATCGGACATCCCTGTCTCATTGATCGGCCCTTACAACTGAATGCAAATGAAAGTTTCTTCTGTGGCCATTTTGCTCCACACAGATTGAGGCATGATTTGTGTCAGACCTAAGTAGGAATTCTTTGCAGCCTAGAATTCTTTCAGTGGAGATGCTCAGAGGTAACCCTTGTGCTTTATTTACAATTACACATTGGAACGCCAGTAGCGTTTCCATTAGCTGTTGAATGGAACACTGGTGTGGAGTAAGTAATTGTTACTTCATATGTTTCACGACGAGTTGAACTGTCTTTTCAGTGATTCTCATTCTAAGGAGATGGTGCTACCACATCTCCTTGGAATTCTCCTTGTATAGCACCTCGGTTAAAAGCTGatcttgaatttttgtgcaaTGAGAATCCACTCGTGCCAAGTTCGTTTAAGATTGCCAGTAAGCCATACTAATTATGGTCTTCAGTTTCTTGCTGAAGAACCGTCTATATTAAAGTTAAACGTTGCTTTTGTATCAGTTCTGGTTTGAGAATGAATGACATATAGGCACTTGAACTGGAAACAGAAGCAGATGGTCTTGTTCAATGAGCAACTCACGTCATATTTGAGTACTGGATTAAAAAGCGTGGGATAAAACAAAGGAGGGAAGGAAAATGAAGGTCATTTTAGATATTTCTTTAATCAATTCTTGAGGTTGGAAGAGGAgctttggagcaacggtaaagttgtctccgtgtgacctataggtcacgaaTTCGAGTtgtggaagcagccactaatgcctATATCAGGGTAGGCTGTTTATATCATACTCCTTGGGGTGCGGTTCTTCCTAGGATCCTAATGCGGAATGCTTTGTGTACCGAGCTGTTCTTTTTTTGGGGTCGGAAGAGAGCTTTTTATGCTGAGCTATCCCACCACTATATTATCTTTTGGTGAATTCAATCCATATACACTGACACTGTAATTAATTTTGACTCTCTGAGTATATTTTTGACCAATGATATTAAGTTACTTGCCTTATTTACCCCAAATGATCGAAGGAATAGTTTTGGGACATGGAGGCCCAAATTTGTAATAACATTTTTCTGGACTCTAGAGATCTTCTCAGAATCATCTTGTCAAGCTCAAGACCATTTGGTATGGCAAAACTACTACTAAGAAAATTGTCCAACGATTTAAGAATATTTCGATCAAAACTCCATTGTTTTGACCTCTTCTGAATCAAACAGTACAGAGTAATTATTTATTTCGTGTTAGTTGGAAAACGTAATTAGGTGACTCAACTTCAAGATGGAATTTGTCGGAATAAAGCGTATTCCATCGTAAGAAACAACTTAAGGACTTGATTTCatcttttaactttttttttttttggctattATACCGGGGGATCAGAAGGAGAAGCGGTGCTGTGAAAATTAAAGTCACACCCAGTGGTGACAAAatagataaaagaaaataattatctacttatattatccattaaaaaatgggttgaaTAATGAACTTTTAGAAAcaggtcaaatatggataagaatcaTACTATcaacttagaaaatggataaccaatggataactaatgggtttaatttttacatttgtaaaacctcaaattggGAGTTcgtcaagtttgggagactaggaattctcccaaagcaatcatattcaagaagccatggataatatggatattcatatttTGCCGATTAACCAATTTTTTATCTGTATTAAATACGGGTTGGGTCGGATAATTAGTTCATTTTTGCATTATTCGTTTTCGATTCGTCCCACATCCGATCCGACCCGTCCGTTTGCAACCCCTAGTCATACCTATCGTGTGGATATGGGCAGATGTAGAGTAGCGGCGCCGGGTTcatctgaacccataactttaagtGCTGAGCATAAATTaatgtgtaaaaatttattaaatgtgCAGCAAATAATAGATTGAActcataaatttaaaaatataatgagttcaatgctaATATGCTTAAAAGTTTGAaccaataaaatttatattttggatTCGCATTTGTGGCTGGAACACTCTGAGTAATACCATTGGTGGTAAAGGACTCGACTTAACTAAGGTTTCATTTCTAAACTTAATTTTAAGAGAGCGTAAACGGTTTATCGATGTTTTTCATTAATAAAAATTCACTTCTTGTTGCTTCCGCTGCACAATTTGACTAAGATTTTGAGACAGACCTTTATCTATAGGCATACAGCATAGTGGACGAATTCTAAATCTTTACTCCACTTAAATAGTTTGAGCAAACAATAAAAATAGGCAATGTAAAGCTAAACTTAGCATCCGTATTATGGAAAACCCCCCAATAATGCTTGAACAAAAGCAGATAGGTATAAAGTAAAGATTTATTACCAAGTTTCGGGTTGCTCTTAAAAAAAGTATATTGTGCTTAAACTTCACATTCTTTTATCAGGTTACTAAGAAGCTCCGCTAATCTATCTATACTATTAATTATACTCCCTCAGTTCTATGTTATTTTTACGCAACAGTAATGTGCTAAACATGAAACTGAGAATTTTAAATGGCATATGAGCTACATGTATTTATTAGTGGTAATGATAAATTAACGGGTTAATTTCACTGATGGTCATTGAACTATTTTTCAATTTCACTAAAGTCATATAACTATTTTTTAtcacttaaaagtaactaaactttattattgtcacttaaaagtcattttgcctcaaactctaccataaatatgacatgacattaaattttatgataaaaatctaaaaataaatgCCACATAAGCTAATATGAGTCATACTCATTTTAGATCCATTTatcctttaatgtgatttgatccaTAATCCAAATGCGTTtcgataaaaaaaatattaattccacattagtttaaaatgattatccTATGCTATAAAGTTTTGCCTTTTCTGTCACAGCACATTCAtattattctatactaaaataatctatactagaaaattcttattttgtttgtatgccccatccgagtcattcataattattctatactaaaataatctttgctagaaaattcttattttgtttgtatgcCTCATCTGAGTCATTTTAAAATACTATTGTATACAATAGTATTTTAGCTTCAGTAGAGTTATAAAATGACTCAGATGGGGCATACAAACAAGATAAAaattttctagcatagattattttagtatagaataattatgaatgtgcTGTGACagaaaagataaaattttgtAGTATAGGATAATCATTTTAAATTAATGtggatttaatatttttttttatcgaaactcatttggattatggatcaaatcacattaaaggataaatggatctaaaatgggtatgacctatattagcttatgtggcatttatttttggatttttatcataaaatttaatgccatgtcatatttatggtagggttttgaggcaaaatgacttttaagtgacaatgataacgtttagttatttttaagtgacaaaaaatagttaTATGACTTTAGTGAAATTGAAAGATAGTTCAATGACCATCAGTGAAATTAACCCATAAATTAACATAATGATTGAAAAGTGAGTTTGATAGAGAAATATCAAAAAGTCTAAGTTTTAAAAGGTTAATGAATTTAAATTCCTCAAAATTATATAAACAATATTATTAGTGGAGTTGTAGTGTCAAATATGTTATGAGTTCCAAAgaaaatttcatatatatatgGCTAGTCACTTATTCTCCTAGTTTCCAAATGATCTTAACTCTTAAGAGGTCGTTTGGTCGGAAAATAAGTTATCTCGGAATTTTTATTCTACTTTTATAGGAATtaaaaaaatactacaatccCGGAATAACTCATTTCTAAATTAGTTATACTATAATTTTATCCCAACCAAACGTGGAATAAACTAATTTAAATTTTAATCAGAGATTAATTATACCTTATTTCTGGTACAAAACGAGTCCCAAGTTCTTTACTAAACATCCAACAAATCAATCATCTCATGGTCAGTGTGATTAATAGGAATGACTCTGTAAAAGGTGACGTGTATACTGCAACTAATAGAAAACACGTGTATTACACTTTTCATATATTCCAAAGCTTCCATTCTCGGATTTTCATTACTTTCGCTCTAAGTTTTTGACCGGTG contains:
- the LOC104090851 gene encoding pentatricopeptide repeat-containing protein At2g01390, which produces MFATLAANRFFKKLQPFLCFSISSRSWFSRSISNHVHSFTQSKQRRSVGQGNRPVSKSTRSIQKQEVDLPKVFMRDTITRISHILRFSTWDSAQEQLMELSIKWDSYTVNQVLKTHPPMEKAWLFFNWTSKLKGFKHDHFTYTTMLDIFGEAGRISSMNYIFKQMQDKGIKIDAVTYTSLLHWLSNHGDIDGSIKLWQEMKDKGCVPNVISYTAYMKVLFDHNLVKEGAKIYKEMLQSGCSPNCHTYTVLMEHLAGSGKFDRVLEIFSKMQDAGVQPDKAACNILVEKCCNAGETQAMMKILHYMKEKFLVLRYSIYKEALHTLKIAGVSDRLLRDVNRHLSSEKFNHDQIDRSDGTTESTCLTLDDKMILYLLNKQSLLAVDYLLDSLMSKRLKLDSGIVSTIVEVNCNCGRVNGAFLAFEFSVKLGITIERIMYLALVGELIRTSSLSRVVDIVEAVVGAGLSLGSELTALLIHRLGCTREPTSAEKLFSILPDQQKSTAVYTALINSYFTCGNAEKGLEVFETMRKQGINVALSTYCVLLNGLERNGLFDKVQSYRKEKMRFKSEICSREMSLEERVCDLLFAGNLVG